The following proteins are co-located in the Micromonospora coriariae genome:
- a CDS encoding RNA-guided endonuclease InsQ/TnpB family protein, producing the protein MGEVVKRAYKYRFYPTPGQADQLNRTFGCVRKVYNLALEARTRAWAVDRQRSTYVQSSAWLTEWKRTEELAFLNQVSSVPLQQTLRHLQAGFAAFWGKRSRYPRFKAKRKSRASAEYTRSGFRWRHGQLTLAKMDAPLGIVWSRPLPEGAEPSTVTVSRDAAGRWFVSLLVDDPTVKALPPLSTAVGVDVGITSLLTLSTGEKITNPRHERADRRKLAKAQRTMARKAKDSANRAKARVAVARIHARIADRRRDHLHKLSTRLVRENQTVVIEDLSVRNMLRNHSLARAISDAAWTQLRSMIEYKAAWYGRTVIAVDRWHPSTKTCSACGRINTAMTLGVRAWTCPGCDAVHDRDVNAARNILAAGLAES; encoded by the coding sequence GTGGGTGAGGTGGTGAAGCGGGCATACAAGTACCGCTTCTATCCGACCCCAGGGCAGGCCGATCAGCTCAACCGCACCTTCGGGTGCGTGCGCAAGGTCTACAACCTGGCCTTGGAGGCGCGCACCCGTGCGTGGGCCGTTGACCGGCAGCGCAGCACCTATGTGCAGTCCTCGGCGTGGCTGACCGAGTGGAAGCGGACCGAGGAGCTGGCGTTCCTTAACCAGGTCAGCTCGGTGCCGTTGCAGCAGACGCTGCGGCACCTGCAAGCCGGGTTCGCCGCGTTCTGGGGCAAGCGGTCGCGCTACCCGCGTTTCAAGGCCAAGCGCAAATCCCGGGCATCGGCGGAGTACACCCGCTCGGGGTTTCGCTGGCGTCACGGGCAACTCACCCTGGCCAAGATGGACGCCCCGCTGGGCATCGTGTGGTCGCGGCCCCTGCCCGAAGGGGCCGAACCGTCGACGGTCACGGTGTCCCGCGACGCGGCCGGTCGATGGTTCGTGTCCCTGCTGGTCGACGACCCCACCGTCAAGGCACTGCCGCCGCTGTCCACGGCGGTCGGGGTGGACGTGGGCATCACGAGCCTGCTCACCCTGTCCACCGGGGAGAAGATCACCAACCCGCGGCACGAGCGCGCCGACCGGCGCAAGTTGGCCAAGGCGCAACGCACTATGGCCCGCAAGGCCAAGGACTCCGCCAACCGGGCCAAGGCTCGCGTGGCGGTGGCCCGCATCCACGCCCGCATCGCCGACCGGCGACGGGACCACCTGCACAAGCTGTCGACTCGACTCGTCCGCGAGAACCAAACGGTCGTGATCGAAGACCTCAGCGTGCGCAACATGCTGCGCAACCACTCGCTGGCCCGCGCCATTTCCGATGCGGCGTGGACGCAACTGCGCAGCATGATCGAGTACAAGGCCGCCTGGTACGGACGGACCGTGATCGCCGTCGACCGCTGGCATCCGAGCACGAAGACCTGCTCGGCGTGCGGGCGGATCAACACCGCGATGACCCTCGGCGTTCGCGCCTGGACGTGTCCCGGCTGTGATGCCGTGCACGACCGGGACGTCAACGCCGCCCGCAACATTCTCGCCGCCGGGCTGGCGGAGAGCTGA
- a CDS encoding alpha-L-rhamnosidase-related protein encodes MQGDSQTGYVLAIGMDLLPEALRARAADRLVDNVRRHDWHLSTGFLGTPDLLPALSDTGHLDVAYRLLLNDTYPSWGYEIAKGATTIWERWNSIMPDGSFGDVGMNSFNHYAYGAVGDWMYRTVAGIQPDNGNPGYAHLTFAPQPGGDLTSARASYRSAYGTIGSDWDLDARGDMRLRLTVPANTTATVRLPAPGRNAVTEGGRPAEQADGVRFVRMDGTVAVYEIGSGSYSFAVDRVLGDLGDTGDTVRELVTLTDQLAGKLGRPVTEYLRGRFSRLAAETTAARTAYLAGNSRSAAGDVHRALASAADTARWLRTQVAAGRLDQADADRFTVLLTRVDQRLSAASSTLVGAVVKLDLPVGERLPGAVVRATVTVTNGGQDPLTGVTSDLRAPDGWTVTPVGKRASTVAPGRTVRHGYDLRIPAGQSPVSGAVDGSASYRHRGGSATLPVAGTVAVAPAVQIVSAAPVPADVTPGGATTVGTVLRNRAGVRVTGRLTVTAPDGWRVAPATTGYDLAAGAETTVSTVLTAPVSVTQGPVEVTVATGDTAAERRAVAIPVRFDNPPRGAYDHVDLGDAASEQAHRLAASTYSATSTEAGLTRRYTDTTRPGGWFEFDLAVEPGEPFVLHSIETYDGPQLKDYEVVVDGVVAHTRSWRRTAGGAGTVSYQFVVDLPDATGDGVVRVRFRDTGDGYDPSIADVWATPVPAA; translated from the coding sequence GTGCAGGGCGACAGCCAGACCGGGTACGTGCTGGCCATCGGCATGGACCTGCTGCCCGAGGCGTTGCGGGCCAGGGCCGCCGACCGGCTGGTCGACAACGTACGGCGGCACGACTGGCACCTCTCCACCGGCTTCCTCGGCACCCCGGACCTGCTGCCGGCGCTGAGCGACACCGGGCACCTGGACGTCGCCTACCGGCTGCTGCTCAACGACACCTACCCGTCGTGGGGCTACGAGATCGCCAAGGGCGCGACCACGATCTGGGAGCGCTGGAACTCGATCATGCCGGACGGCAGCTTCGGCGACGTGGGGATGAACTCCTTCAACCACTACGCCTACGGGGCGGTGGGCGACTGGATGTACCGGACCGTGGCCGGCATCCAACCCGACAACGGCAACCCCGGGTACGCGCACCTCACCTTCGCCCCGCAGCCGGGTGGTGACCTCACCTCGGCCAGGGCGTCGTACCGCTCGGCGTACGGCACGATCGGCAGCGACTGGGATCTCGACGCGCGCGGGGACATGCGGCTGCGGCTCACCGTGCCGGCGAACACCACGGCGACCGTACGCCTGCCCGCACCGGGGCGGAACGCGGTCACCGAGGGCGGCCGGCCGGCGGAGCAGGCCGACGGCGTGCGGTTCGTCCGGATGGACGGCACGGTCGCCGTCTACGAGATCGGCTCCGGTTCGTACTCCTTCGCCGTCGACCGCGTGCTCGGCGACCTGGGCGACACCGGCGACACGGTACGGGAGCTGGTGACGCTCACCGACCAGCTCGCCGGGAAGCTGGGCCGACCGGTGACCGAGTATCTGCGCGGCCGGTTCAGCCGACTCGCCGCGGAGACGACGGCGGCGCGGACGGCGTACCTGGCGGGCAACTCCCGTTCCGCCGCCGGTGACGTGCACCGGGCACTCGCGAGCGCCGCCGACACCGCCCGGTGGCTGCGGACCCAGGTCGCCGCGGGTCGCCTCGACCAGGCTGACGCGGACCGGTTCACCGTGCTGCTCACCCGGGTCGACCAGCGGCTCTCCGCGGCATCGTCGACCCTGGTCGGCGCCGTGGTGAAACTCGACCTGCCGGTGGGGGAGCGGTTGCCCGGCGCGGTCGTACGCGCCACCGTCACGGTGACCAACGGTGGACAGGACCCGTTGACCGGAGTGACCTCCGACCTGCGGGCGCCCGACGGTTGGACGGTGACCCCGGTGGGCAAGCGGGCCAGCACCGTCGCACCGGGGCGTACCGTCCGCCACGGCTACGACCTGCGGATCCCCGCCGGTCAGTCGCCGGTGAGCGGGGCCGTCGACGGCTCGGCCAGCTACCGCCACCGGGGTGGCAGCGCGACACTGCCCGTCGCGGGAACGGTCGCCGTCGCGCCGGCGGTGCAGATCGTGTCGGCCGCCCCGGTCCCGGCCGACGTCACCCCCGGTGGCGCGACGACCGTCGGCACGGTGCTGCGTAACCGGGCCGGCGTGCGGGTGACGGGGCGGTTGACCGTCACCGCGCCGGACGGTTGGCGGGTGGCGCCGGCCACCACCGGGTACGACCTCGCCGCCGGCGCGGAAACCACCGTGTCGACGGTGCTCACCGCACCGGTGTCGGTGACGCAGGGGCCGGTGGAGGTCACGGTGGCCACCGGCGACACGGCGGCCGAACGGCGCGCGGTCGCGATCCCTGTGCGGTTCGACAACCCACCCCGGGGGGCGTACGACCACGTCGACCTCGGTGACGCGGCGTCCGAGCAGGCCCACCGCCTGGCGGCCTCGACCTATTCGGCCACCAGCACCGAGGCCGGTCTGACCCGGAGGTACACCGACACGACCCGCCCCGGCGGCTGGTTCGAGTTCGACCTCGCGGTCGAGCCCGGCGAGCCGTTCGTGCTGCACTCGATCGAGACGTACGACGGGCCGCAGTTGAAGGACTACGAGGTGGTAGTGGACGGGGTGGTGGCCCACACCCGTTCATGGCGGCGCACGGCGGGCGGGGCCGGCACGGTCAGCTACCAGTTCGTGGTCGACCTGCCGGACGCGACCGGCGACGGTGTGGTGCGGGTGCGGTTCCGGGACACGGGTGACGGCTACGACCCGTCGATCGCCGACGTCTGGGCCACGCCGGTCCCGGCGGCCTGA
- a CDS encoding LacI family DNA-binding transcriptional regulator, with protein MATANIKEVARHAGVSLGTVSNVLNRPDTVAPATRQRVLDAISTLGYVRNDSARQLRAGHSRTVAIVVLDVANPFFTDVVRGAEQVVEEAGAMLVVCNSGEDSARERRHLELLEEQRVRGVLITPVGHGPQPNLDKLIDRGIPVVLVDRGTGRANRCSVAVDDVLGGRLAMDHLLDQGHHRIAYLGGPLSLAQVADRHAGAAAALEERGNGAELRVAVTSSLTVAAGRRAAEELLTLPARQRPTAVFCANDLIALGVLQELTARGLRVPADVAIVGYDDIEFADAAAVPLSSVRQPRDQLGRTAAQLLLEEAEPGDTHRHRHVVFQPELVVRRSSDHPRRARR; from the coding sequence ATGGCAACGGCGAACATCAAGGAGGTTGCCCGGCACGCCGGCGTCTCCCTCGGCACGGTGAGCAACGTGCTCAACCGGCCCGACACGGTCGCCCCCGCCACCCGCCAGCGGGTGCTCGACGCCATCAGCACCCTCGGCTACGTCCGCAACGACTCGGCGCGCCAACTGCGCGCCGGGCACAGCCGCACCGTCGCCATCGTCGTCCTGGACGTGGCCAACCCGTTCTTCACCGACGTCGTGCGCGGCGCCGAACAGGTGGTCGAGGAAGCCGGCGCCATGCTCGTCGTCTGCAACAGCGGCGAGGACAGCGCCCGCGAGCGCCGCCACCTCGAGTTGCTGGAGGAGCAGCGGGTCCGTGGCGTCCTCATCACCCCGGTCGGCCACGGACCGCAGCCCAACCTGGACAAGCTCATCGACCGGGGCATCCCGGTGGTGCTGGTGGACCGGGGCACGGGCCGGGCGAACCGTTGCTCGGTGGCGGTCGACGATGTCCTCGGCGGCCGGCTCGCCATGGACCACCTGCTGGACCAGGGCCACCACCGCATCGCCTACCTCGGCGGCCCGCTCTCGCTCGCCCAGGTCGCCGATCGGCACGCCGGTGCCGCCGCGGCGCTGGAGGAACGCGGCAACGGCGCCGAACTCCGGGTGGCGGTGACCAGCAGTCTGACAGTCGCCGCCGGCCGGCGCGCCGCCGAGGAGTTGCTGACGCTGCCGGCCCGGCAGCGCCCCACCGCCGTCTTCTGCGCCAACGACCTGATCGCGCTCGGCGTGCTCCAGGAGTTGACCGCGCGCGGCCTGCGGGTGCCGGCCGACGTTGCCATCGTCGGCTACGACGACATCGAGTTCGCCGACGCCGCGGCGGTGCCGCTGTCATCGGTACGCCAGCCCCGCGACCAGCTCGGCCGCACCGCCGCGCAGCTGCTGCTGGAGGAGGCCGAACCAGGCGACACGCACCGGCACAGGCACGTGGTCTTCCAGCCGGAGCTGGTCGTCCGCCGCTCCAGCGACCATCCCCGCCGCGCCCGGCGCTGA